A single region of the Nitrospirota bacterium genome encodes:
- a CDS encoding IS3 family transposase, with protein MLVQTLHKDGYKIALIAKTLDLNRTYCYSLLLDKPQKERPDKDAEVKQAIIRICIQFPTYGYRRVTAVLRNRLRRSINRKKVQRIMQEEGLTVPVKERVAKRTKESGRIPVTRSNEHLQVDMTKVWCGADGWGYLFAVIDAFDREIIGWAFSQRCTTDILLEAVDMALNYRFPHGTRDQNLTIRSDNGCQMTSKRFVKVLRDCGITHERTGYNNPDANAFIERWFRTLKEEAVWLTEYRDFDEARQDIERYIQFYNTERLHSALGYCSPAEYRAYLAQQTAA; from the coding sequence ACGGGTATAAGATCGCCCTTATTGCCAAGACCCTCGACTTGAACAGAACGTATTGTTACAGCTTGCTCCTTGACAAGCCCCAAAAAGAGCGGCCCGACAAAGACGCCGAGGTAAAGCAGGCGATCATTAGGATCTGCATCCAGTTCCCGACTTACGGCTACCGCCGGGTTACCGCCGTCTTACGGAACCGGTTACGGCGCTCCATCAACCGGAAGAAAGTGCAGCGGATCATGCAGGAAGAAGGCCTCACCGTACCGGTCAAAGAACGTGTTGCGAAGCGCACCAAAGAATCAGGCCGCATCCCGGTAACCCGTTCGAACGAGCACTTGCAGGTTGATATGACCAAGGTCTGGTGCGGCGCCGACGGCTGGGGGTATTTATTTGCGGTCATTGACGCCTTTGACCGGGAGATCATCGGCTGGGCCTTTTCCCAGCGCTGCACCACCGATATCTTGCTGGAGGCCGTAGATATGGCACTCAACTACCGGTTCCCCCACGGCACCCGGGATCAGAACCTGACCATCAGGTCGGATAACGGCTGTCAGATGACCAGCAAACGTTTTGTCAAGGTGCTGCGCGACTGCGGCATAACCCACGAACGGACAGGTTACAACAACCCAGACGCTAATGCCTTTATTGAGAGGTGGTTCCGCACGCTGAAAGAAGAAGCCGTTTGGCTCACCGAATACCGGGACTTTGACGAAGCCAGGCAGGACATCGAGCGGTATATCCAGTTCTACAACACTGAACGGTTGCATTCGGCCCTTGGTTACTGCTCACCGGCTGAATACCGGGCCTACCTGGCTCAACAGACCGCCGCTTGA